One Mytilus trossulus isolate FHL-02 chromosome 5, PNRI_Mtr1.1.1.hap1, whole genome shotgun sequence DNA segment encodes these proteins:
- the LOC134719196 gene encoding ras-related protein Rab-11A: MGSKDDEYDYLFKVVLIGDSGVGKSNLLSRFTRNEFNLESKSTIGVEFATRSIQVEGKVIKAQIWDTAGQERYRAITSAYYRGAVGALLVYDIAKHLTYENVERWLKELRDHADSNIVIMLVGNKSDLRHLRAVPTDEARAFAEKNSLSFIETSALDSTNVESAFQNILTEIYKIVSQKQIRDSPDDDNTPSNNVQNIIVGPTDSSTPKSKSCCNV; this comes from the exons TTGTGTTGATTGGTGATTCTGGCGTAGGAAAAAGTAACCTGTTGTCAAGATTCACAAGAAATGAATTTAACTTAGAAAGTAAAAGTACCATTGGTGTGGAATTTGCCACAAG GAGCATACAGGTTGAAGGTAAAGTGATAAAGGCCCAGATCTGGGACACAGCTGGTCAAGAACGATACAGGGCTATAACTAGTGC ATATTATAGAGGTGCTGTTGGCGCATTATTAGTGTATGACATAGCTAAACATTTGACATATGAAAATGTAGAAAGATGGCTGAAGGAACTAAGAGACCACGCGGACAGTAACATTGTCATTATGTTAGTAGGAAATAAAAGTGATTTACGGCATTTACGAGCTGTCCCTACAGATGAAGCAAGGGCCTTTGCAG AAAAGAACTCCCTGTCTTTCATTGAAACTTCAGCATTGGACTCAACTAATGTGGAGtcagcatttcaaaatatattaacag aaatttataaaatagtaTCACAGAAACAAATCCGGGACAGCCCTGACGACGACAACACACCTAGCAACAATGTACAAAATATCATAGTCGGACCTACAGATAGCTCCACGCCAAAGTCTAAGTCATGCTGTAATGTATGA